Proteins encoded by one window of Mesorhizobium sp. INR15:
- a CDS encoding cytochrome ubiquinol oxidase subunit I, which yields MDPLILSRIQFGANISFHILFPTITIALGWVLLFFKLRYNATNDSAWMRAYFTWVKVFALSFAMGVVSGVTMSFQFGTNWPGYMEKVGNIAGPLLAYEILTAFFLEAAFLGIMLFGFRRVSNRVHTLATVLVAGGTTLSAFWIIALNSWMQTPAGFEIRDGVAHAVDWWAIVFNPSMPYRLVHMLLASGLTVSFLIAGLSALRYLHGDRSESMWKALRTGVFTAAILIPVQIFAGDQHGLNTLEHQPQKVAAMEANWNTGPNVPLILFAIPDEAAKENKFELAVPDGASLILRHSASGVVPGLNDYPGNHPPVFPVFWGFRIMVGTGLLMLAVSWSAAFFLKRRHSLPKPLAMLMVPMALSGWLATLAGWYTTEIGRQPWLVTGVLKTADAVGPVAGSHVALTLAIYLILYALLLIAYLGVLVHLALKAAKDGDTSPLPGVMKAALSQPAAGE from the coding sequence ATGGACCCGCTCATACTTTCGCGTATTCAGTTCGGCGCGAATATTTCGTTCCACATCCTGTTTCCGACCATCACCATCGCGCTTGGCTGGGTGCTGCTGTTCTTCAAGCTGCGCTACAACGCCACCAATGATTCCGCGTGGATGCGCGCCTATTTTACCTGGGTGAAGGTGTTCGCGCTGTCGTTCGCCATGGGTGTGGTTTCCGGCGTCACCATGAGCTTCCAGTTCGGCACCAACTGGCCGGGCTACATGGAAAAGGTCGGCAACATCGCCGGGCCGCTGCTGGCCTATGAAATCCTGACCGCCTTCTTCCTCGAGGCGGCGTTCCTCGGCATCATGCTGTTCGGCTTCCGCCGCGTTTCCAACCGCGTCCACACGCTGGCAACGGTGCTGGTGGCGGGCGGCACCACCTTGTCGGCCTTCTGGATCATCGCGCTCAATTCCTGGATGCAGACGCCGGCTGGTTTCGAGATCCGCGACGGCGTCGCGCATGCGGTCGACTGGTGGGCCATCGTCTTCAACCCGTCGATGCCCTACCGCCTCGTCCACATGCTGCTGGCCTCGGGCCTGACGGTCTCGTTCTTGATCGCCGGCCTGTCGGCGCTGCGCTATCTCCATGGCGACCGTTCGGAATCGATGTGGAAGGCGCTGCGCACCGGTGTCTTCACAGCGGCGATCCTGATCCCGGTCCAGATCTTCGCCGGCGACCAGCATGGCCTCAACACCCTGGAACATCAGCCGCAGAAGGTCGCGGCCATGGAGGCCAACTGGAACACCGGACCCAATGTGCCGCTGATCCTGTTTGCCATTCCCGACGAAGCGGCCAAGGAAAACAAGTTCGAGCTCGCCGTTCCCGATGGCGCGAGCCTCATCTTGCGGCACAGCGCCAGCGGCGTGGTGCCGGGCCTCAACGACTATCCCGGCAACCATCCGCCTGTTTTCCCGGTGTTCTGGGGTTTCCGCATCATGGTCGGCACCGGGCTGCTGATGCTCGCCGTTTCGTGGTCGGCGGCCTTCTTCCTCAAGCGGCGGCACAGCCTGCCGAAGCCGCTTGCCATGCTGATGGTGCCGATGGCGTTGTCCGGGTGGCTGGCGACGCTCGCCGGCTGGTACACGACCGAGATCGGCCGCCAGCCCTGGCTGGTCACCGGCGTACTGAAGACCGCCGACGCGGTTGGGCCGGTGGCGGGCAGCCATGTCGCGCTGACGCTCGCCATCTACCTCATCCTCTATGCGCTGCTCTTGATCGCCTATCTCGGGGTGCTGGTGCACCTCGCGCTGAAGGCGGCGAAGGATGGCGACACCTCACCGCTGCCAGGTGTCATGAAGGCAGCGTTGTCGCAGCCCGCGGCTGGCGAGTAG
- a CDS encoding ABC transporter ATP-binding protein: MPSILSISGVSKTYATGFSALKEVNLDIQRGEIFALLGPNGAGKTTLISIICGIVNRSSGTVTVDGHDINKEYRAARSLIGLVPQELTIDAFESVWATVNYSRGLFGKPANPGFVEKVLRDLSLWDKKDAKAITLSGGMKRRLMIAKALSHEPRILFLDEPTAGVDVELRQDMWEMVRRLREDGVTIILTTHYIEEAEAMADRVGVINRGEIILVEDKAELMRKLGRKRLVLELRSPLTAVPEAFSRYALELSPDGGQLTYTYDNQSERPGVASLIRELEAAGIQFRDIDTKNSSLEEIFVNLVRKDA, translated from the coding sequence ATGCCCTCCATTCTGTCCATTTCCGGGGTCTCCAAGACCTACGCCACCGGCTTTTCAGCGCTCAAGGAAGTCAATCTAGACATCCAGCGCGGCGAGATCTTCGCGCTGCTCGGCCCCAACGGCGCCGGCAAGACGACGCTGATCTCGATCATCTGCGGCATCGTCAACCGCTCGTCTGGCACCGTTACCGTCGACGGCCACGACATCAACAAGGAGTATCGCGCCGCGCGCAGCCTGATCGGGCTGGTGCCGCAGGAGCTGACCATCGACGCCTTCGAGAGCGTCTGGGCGACCGTCAATTATAGCCGTGGCCTGTTCGGCAAGCCGGCGAACCCGGGTTTTGTCGAGAAGGTGCTGCGCGACCTCTCCTTGTGGGACAAGAAGGACGCCAAGGCGATCACCCTGTCGGGCGGCATGAAGCGGCGGCTGATGATCGCCAAGGCGCTGTCGCACGAGCCGCGCATCCTGTTCCTCGACGAGCCGACCGCGGGCGTCGACGTCGAGTTGCGCCAGGATATGTGGGAAATGGTGCGCCGGCTGCGCGAGGATGGCGTCACCATCATCCTCACCACGCATTATATCGAAGAGGCCGAGGCGATGGCCGACCGCGTCGGCGTCATCAACCGTGGCGAGATCATCCTGGTCGAGGACAAGGCCGAACTGATGCGCAAGCTCGGCCGCAAGCGGCTGGTGCTGGAGTTGCGCAGCCCGCTCACAGCCGTTCCGGAAGCGTTTTCGCGCTATGCGCTGGAGCTTTCGCCGGACGGCGGCCAACTGACCTACACCTATGACAACCAGAGCGAACGGCCGGGCGTCGCCTCGCTGATCCGTGAACTGGAGGCGGCCGGCATCCAGTTCCGCGATATCGACACCAAAAACAGTTCGCTCGAGGAGATCTTCGTCAATCTGGTGAGGAAAGACGCATGA
- a CDS encoding NAD(P)/FAD-dependent oxidoreductase, with protein sequence MAETTIKPARGEPVPEKAAVVEPAIVIGAGAAGLAVAQALIEAGVATAILEKEQRIAEPWHRRHRQLNLNTHRDLSALPGLAYPKGTPAFPPRTVVIGHMNAFREANRLPVQFGVAVEEVLFKGDHWAVETSAGPRLARHVVIATGRDQQPYIPEWKGMKDFPGRIIHAADFGDIGNYAGKKVLVVGAGNSGFDALNHLAGADAAAIWLSARNGPSVLPKRIGKIAVHRLSPVMARLPLRVADMAIAATQRLVFGDLTRYGMPPAPAGGASRLTTEYNAIAADDGAIRAIKAGKITVLPTIREFTQAGVMMSNGTLIDPDIVIAATGYRTGLEPMVGKLGVLDGKGVPLFNGGASDPRLPGLWFTGMRPSIRGCFANAGILAKAIARRIAASL encoded by the coding sequence ATGGCTGAAACGACGATCAAACCGGCGCGCGGAGAACCGGTGCCAGAGAAAGCCGCGGTGGTCGAGCCAGCAATCGTGATTGGCGCTGGCGCGGCCGGGCTTGCCGTCGCGCAGGCCCTGATAGAAGCCGGCGTGGCAACGGCCATCCTGGAAAAGGAACAACGGATCGCCGAGCCCTGGCATCGGCGGCACCGGCAATTGAACCTCAACACCCATCGCGATCTCTCGGCGCTTCCTGGCCTTGCCTACCCCAAGGGCACTCCCGCCTTTCCGCCCAGAACAGTCGTCATAGGCCACATGAACGCGTTCAGGGAGGCAAACCGGCTGCCGGTGCAGTTTGGCGTCGCTGTCGAGGAAGTCCTGTTCAAGGGCGATCATTGGGCCGTGGAGACCAGCGCCGGACCGCGTCTGGCGCGTCATGTCGTCATCGCCACCGGGCGCGACCAGCAGCCGTACATCCCCGAATGGAAGGGCATGAAGGACTTTCCCGGCCGCATCATCCACGCGGCGGATTTCGGCGACATCGGCAACTATGCCGGCAAGAAAGTGCTGGTCGTCGGCGCCGGCAATTCCGGCTTCGACGCGCTCAACCATCTGGCCGGTGCGGACGCTGCCGCTATCTGGCTGTCGGCGCGCAATGGCCCGTCGGTCCTGCCCAAGCGCATAGGCAAGATCGCGGTGCACAGGCTTTCGCCTGTCATGGCGCGCTTGCCGCTGCGGGTCGCCGACATGGCGATCGCGGCGACCCAGCGTCTCGTTTTCGGCGACCTGACCAGATACGGCATGCCGCCGGCGCCTGCCGGCGGCGCCAGCCGCCTGACCACCGAATACAACGCGATCGCTGCCGACGACGGCGCTATCCGTGCCATCAAGGCCGGCAAGATCACGGTGCTGCCGACGATACGCGAATTCACGCAGGCAGGCGTGATGATGAGCAACGGCACCCTGATCGACCCCGACATCGTCATCGCCGCGACCGGCTACCGAACCGGGCTCGAACCCATGGTTGGCAAGCTCGGTGTGCTCGATGGCAAGGGCGTGCCGCTGTTCAACGGCGGCGCCTCCGATCCGAGATTGCCCGGCTTGTGGTTCACCGGCATGCGGCCGAGCATTCGCGGCTGTTTCGCCAATGCCGGTATCCTCGCCAAGGCGATCGCCAGGCGGATAGCCGCGTCGCTGTAA
- a CDS encoding ABC transporter permease yields the protein MNLRAVWAIYRMEMARAFRTVLQSIVSPVISTSLYFVVFGSAIGSRITEIDGISYGAFIVPGLIMLSLLTQSISNASFAIYFPKFVGSIYELLSAPVSYLEIVIAYVGGAATKSIILGLIILATASLFVPLTILHPFWMLAFLVLTAVTFSLFGFIIGIWAKSFEQLQLVPLLIITPLTFLGGSFYSINMLPGVWRTVTLFNPVVYLISGFRWSFYGKSDVSVGISLGMTVVFLAVCIAIVAWIFRTGYRLRN from the coding sequence ATGAACCTGCGCGCTGTATGGGCTATCTACCGGATGGAAATGGCGCGCGCCTTTCGCACCGTGCTGCAGAGCATTGTCTCGCCGGTCATTTCGACATCGCTGTATTTCGTCGTCTTCGGCTCGGCCATCGGCTCGCGCATTACCGAGATCGACGGCATCAGCTACGGCGCCTTCATCGTGCCAGGCCTGATCATGCTGTCGCTGCTGACGCAGTCGATCTCCAATGCCTCCTTCGCCATTTATTTCCCGAAATTCGTCGGCTCGATCTACGAGCTTCTTTCGGCACCGGTGTCCTACCTGGAAATCGTCATCGCCTATGTCGGCGGCGCGGCGACCAAGTCGATCATCCTCGGCCTGATCATCCTGGCGACGGCGTCGCTGTTCGTGCCGCTGACCATCCTGCACCCGTTCTGGATGCTGGCCTTCCTGGTGCTGACGGCGGTGACCTTCAGCCTGTTCGGCTTCATCATCGGCATCTGGGCGAAGAGCTTCGAACAGCTGCAACTGGTGCCGCTCTTGATTATCACGCCGCTGACGTTCCTCGGCGGCAGCTTCTATTCGATCAACATGCTGCCCGGCGTCTGGCGCACGGTGACGCTGTTCAATCCGGTGGTCTATCTGATCAGCGGTTTCCGCTGGAGCTTCTACGGCAAGTCCGACGTCTCGGTCGGCATCAGTCTCGGCATGACCGTCGTCTTCCTGGCGGTCTGCATCGCGATCGTAGCCTGGATCTTCAGGACGGGTTATCGGCTAAGGAACTGA
- a CDS encoding MarR family winged helix-turn-helix transcriptional regulator has product MEDILRSLGFLCLGSRLKRIGEQLQTDTQRLLEGLDVPVQSSQYPLLATLDRLGPLPVGELAQALGITQPGVTRSVSLLADLGVVETTQPDGDQRRRVVSLTVKGQRLVEVAKRDVWPRIEGAVADLCKNLSGPLLDQLAAIEDGLAAAPLDRRATKKRGEAQ; this is encoded by the coding sequence ATGGAAGACATTCTGCGATCTCTTGGGTTTCTGTGCCTGGGCAGCAGGCTGAAACGGATAGGCGAGCAGCTGCAGACGGATACGCAGCGCTTGCTCGAGGGTCTCGATGTCCCGGTTCAGTCGAGCCAGTATCCGTTACTGGCCACACTTGATCGGCTGGGCCCCTTGCCGGTCGGCGAACTGGCGCAGGCGCTTGGCATAACCCAGCCTGGTGTGACACGCAGTGTTTCGCTCCTGGCCGATCTGGGTGTGGTCGAGACCACTCAGCCGGACGGCGACCAGCGGCGGCGGGTGGTCTCCCTGACGGTCAAAGGCCAGCGGCTGGTCGAAGTTGCGAAGCGTGACGTCTGGCCGCGCATCGAGGGCGCCGTCGCGGATCTGTGCAAGAACCTGTCGGGGCCGCTTCTCGATCAGCTGGCCGCCATCGAGGACGGTCTGGCGGCTGCTCCGCTCGACCGCCGTGCCACGAAAAAGCGGGGTGAAGCACAGTGA
- a CDS encoding cytochrome d ubiquinol oxidase subunit II has product MTYDWPTLLPLIFAGLMGLAILIYVVLDGFDLGIGILFAAAEDAEQDTMIAAIGPFWDANETWLVLAVGLLLVAFPLAHGIILTALYIPVFVLLVGLILRGVAFDFRAKVPSGKKHRWNRIFFLGSLIASLAQGYMLGVYVLGLDVGPGGMAFGALVAFCLAAAYAAMGAAWVIYKTEGELQKKAVRWLRTALVLTALGMAAVSLATPFASPRIFAKWFVWPEMLYLSPLPILSALLFLWLWRQTFHLPKPDDRHSLTPFLTLAAIFALGFAGLAWSFYPFVVPDKLTIWQAASAPESLAIILVGTVVVLPVIIFYSFYAYRVFGGKATDLTYD; this is encoded by the coding sequence ATGACCTACGACTGGCCAACCCTGCTGCCTCTCATCTTCGCCGGCCTGATGGGCCTCGCCATTCTCATCTATGTCGTTCTCGACGGCTTCGATCTCGGCATCGGCATTCTCTTCGCCGCCGCCGAGGATGCCGAGCAGGACACGATGATCGCCGCCATCGGCCCGTTCTGGGATGCCAACGAGACCTGGCTGGTGCTGGCCGTGGGCCTGCTGCTGGTCGCCTTCCCGCTGGCGCACGGCATTATTCTCACCGCGCTCTACATTCCGGTCTTCGTGCTTCTGGTCGGGCTGATCCTGCGAGGCGTCGCCTTCGATTTCCGCGCCAAGGTGCCGAGCGGCAAGAAGCACCGCTGGAACCGCATCTTCTTCCTCGGCTCGCTCATCGCCTCGCTGGCGCAAGGCTATATGCTGGGTGTCTATGTGCTCGGCCTCGATGTCGGGCCTGGCGGCATGGCGTTCGGTGCGCTGGTGGCGTTCTGCCTAGCCGCCGCCTACGCGGCGATGGGTGCTGCCTGGGTCATCTACAAGACAGAGGGCGAGCTGCAGAAGAAAGCGGTCCGCTGGCTGCGCACGGCGCTGGTGCTGACCGCGCTCGGCATGGCAGCCGTGTCGCTGGCGACACCCTTTGCCAGTCCGCGCATCTTCGCCAAATGGTTCGTCTGGCCGGAAATGCTCTACCTGTCGCCGCTGCCGATCCTGTCGGCCCTGCTGTTCCTCTGGCTGTGGCGGCAGACCTTCCACCTGCCGAAACCCGACGACAGGCATTCGCTGACGCCTTTCCTGACGCTCGCCGCTATCTTCGCGCTGGGCTTTGCCGGCCTCGCCTGGTCGTTCTATCCGTTCGTGGTGCCCGACAAACTGACCATCTGGCAAGCCGCCTCGGCGCCCGAGAGCCTGGCCATCATCCTGGTCGGCACGGTGGTCGTGCTGCCGGTGATCATCTTCTATTCGTTCTATGCCTACCGGGTGTTCGGCGGCAAGGCGACGGATCTGACCTACGATTGA
- a CDS encoding phosphatidylglycerol lysyltransferase domain-containing protein: MPSLRVYLDNILEGAAAKVERQDLTHVERLALVRRHGDFSLAYSTAVQAKLSYFGDADGYIAFGTKMKHHFALGDPVADPARRPDYIKRFVEAGGSPWFVQIGEPTARVLAGLGYKINRLGVDTRLELPAHDFSGKRNETVRYSERWLTKKGFSFEEDKRTVFLDEIARLSENWRGDRIVKRWEMGFLNRPFGDQLGTDMRRFVLHGHEGELVALLDFDPMFRNGKVIGYTTAFKRKHIDASPHAEIGLTKYAVDRFREEGISVVTLGLSPMLDIGPSGFAENDFWRSTFQRAYESPWVNRRRFNLQGQAAFKRRFHGEEEPVYVAFRKGTYIEMLGLLRLIKAI, encoded by the coding sequence ATGCCCTCCTTGCGGGTCTACCTGGACAACATCCTTGAAGGTGCGGCGGCGAAGGTCGAGCGCCAGGACCTAACGCATGTCGAGCGACTGGCGCTGGTGCGCCGCCATGGCGATTTTTCGCTCGCCTATTCGACCGCCGTCCAGGCCAAGCTTTCCTATTTCGGCGACGCCGACGGCTACATCGCCTTCGGCACCAAGATGAAGCACCATTTCGCGCTCGGCGATCCGGTGGCGGATCCGGCACGGCGGCCGGACTATATCAAACGCTTCGTCGAGGCCGGCGGGAGCCCATGGTTCGTGCAGATCGGCGAGCCTACCGCACGCGTGCTTGCCGGGCTCGGCTACAAGATCAACCGTCTCGGCGTCGACACGCGCCTGGAGCTGCCCGCGCATGATTTTTCCGGCAAGCGCAACGAAACGGTGCGCTATTCCGAACGCTGGCTGACGAAAAAGGGCTTTTCCTTCGAGGAGGACAAGCGAACCGTCTTTCTCGACGAGATCGCCCGGCTCTCAGAGAACTGGCGCGGCGACCGCATCGTCAAACGCTGGGAGATGGGCTTTCTCAACCGGCCCTTTGGCGATCAGCTCGGCACCGACATGCGCCGTTTCGTCCTGCACGGGCACGAGGGCGAACTGGTCGCCTTGCTCGACTTCGACCCGATGTTCCGCAATGGCAAAGTCATCGGCTACACCACCGCCTTCAAGCGCAAGCATATCGATGCCTCGCCGCATGCCGAGATCGGCCTGACCAAATACGCTGTCGACCGTTTTCGCGAAGAAGGCATTTCGGTCGTTACGCTCGGCCTTTCGCCGATGCTCGACATCGGGCCGAGCGGATTTGCCGAAAACGATTTCTGGCGCTCAACCTTCCAGCGCGCATATGAGTCGCCATGGGTCAACCGCCGCAGGTTCAACCTGCAGGGCCAGGCAGCGTTCAAGCGCCGCTTCCACGGCGAGGAAGAGCCGGTCTATGTCGCCTTCCGCAAGGGGACCTATATCGAGATGCTGGGGCTGCTGCGGCTGATCAAGGCGATCTAG
- a CDS encoding GNAT family N-acetyltransferase, with the protein MKHVLDRPIWSALDTRHRAFAQGDGLARRYEPSIVPFAATGADDAESLLAFQKLVPPGDSVVLLQADTIVLPPGLSAISTASGVQMVAAEPLPTVSDERVQRLTQDDAAEMLALASLTKPGPFTLRAQDLGEFWGIKVGGRLVAMAGERMKQPGHTELSGVCSHPEFRGGGLGRLLSVFVANQIMARGEIPYLHAYATNKAAIGLYESIGFRLRSKMHVAVVERTG; encoded by the coding sequence GTGAAACACGTGCTTGACCGCCCGATCTGGAGCGCGCTGGACACGCGGCATCGGGCCTTTGCGCAAGGAGACGGCCTTGCCCGGCGATACGAGCCGTCGATCGTCCCTTTCGCGGCCACCGGTGCCGATGACGCGGAAAGCCTGCTTGCATTCCAGAAACTTGTCCCGCCGGGCGACAGCGTCGTCCTGCTTCAGGCCGACACCATCGTGCTTCCCCCAGGCCTGTCCGCGATCTCGACCGCTTCCGGCGTCCAGATGGTTGCCGCGGAGCCATTGCCAACCGTGTCGGACGAGCGCGTGCAACGTCTGACGCAGGACGATGCCGCTGAGATGCTCGCCCTCGCATCGCTCACCAAGCCGGGTCCGTTCACGCTCAGGGCGCAGGACCTTGGCGAGTTCTGGGGAATAAAGGTCGGAGGCAGGCTTGTGGCCATGGCCGGCGAGCGCATGAAGCAGCCTGGCCATACCGAACTCAGCGGGGTGTGCTCGCATCCCGAGTTTCGCGGCGGCGGCCTGGGCAGGCTGCTGTCCGTTTTCGTGGCAAATCAGATCATGGCGCGCGGCGAAATACCCTATCTCCACGCCTATGCCACCAACAAAGCTGCCATAGGATTGTATGAGTCGATCGGCTTCAGATTGCGAAGCAAGATGCACGTCGCCGTTGTCGAGCGGACTGGATAG
- a CDS encoding PhoX family phosphatase, whose translation MTENRPTEARFRTSLLEENEGPATNPTDNRTMGEIIAARFSRRDFLRGSLAVSAIAATVSPLALVSAENAHAAEGSAFSFDELEAGIDDKHHVAPGYDADVLLRWGDPLFADSPEFDPTKQSAEAQARQFGYNNDYVGYIAIDGSAEHGLLVVNHEYTNSHLMFPGLVTVVEKDGKKSLDLAPLSKEQVDVEMAAHGGTIVEIRKVSGKWQVVRDGKLNRRITAKTEMALSGPVAGHERVRTSADPSGTKVFGTVNNCAGGVTPWGTYVMSEENIHGYFSGELPAGHKEAANYKRLGIPEGAYEWAAHYDRFDLAKEPNEANRFGWIVEVDVNDPNSTPRKRTAMGRFKHEGAESIVAKDGRVVFYLGDDERFDYVYKFVTTGRFNADDHAANNDLLDDGTLHVARFAEDGTVDWLPIVFGQGPLTAENGFAGQADVLIETRRAADLLGATKMDRPEDIQPNAVNGKVYVMLTNNSKRKADQVDAANPRAENAFGHIIEIAENDGDFASTKGKWEVMLKCGDPSVAEVGATFSTATTANGWFGMPDNCAVDSAGRLWVATDGQGPKATGRTDGLWAVDTEGAARATSKLFFRVPIGAEMCGPLFAPDDQTAFVAVQHPGDGGEDWKPFGRPSYYEDLSTRWPDFRPDMPVRPAVVAITKQGGGKIAV comes from the coding sequence ATGACCGAAAATCGCCCCACCGAGGCCCGATTCCGCACCAGCCTGCTCGAGGAAAACGAGGGACCGGCGACCAATCCCACCGACAACCGCACCATGGGCGAGATCATCGCCGCGCGGTTCTCTCGCCGTGACTTCCTCAGGGGTTCACTGGCCGTCTCCGCCATTGCCGCCACGGTGAGCCCGCTCGCGCTGGTCAGCGCGGAAAATGCCCATGCGGCCGAAGGCTCGGCCTTTTCGTTCGACGAACTCGAAGCCGGCATCGACGACAAGCACCACGTCGCGCCGGGCTATGACGCCGATGTGCTGCTGCGCTGGGGCGATCCGCTGTTCGCCGATTCGCCGGAATTCGATCCGACGAAACAGTCTGCCGAGGCGCAGGCAAGACAGTTCGGCTACAACAACGACTATGTCGGCTATATCGCGATCGACGGATCGGCCGAGCATGGCCTGCTGGTGGTCAACCACGAATACACCAACTCGCACCTGATGTTTCCCGGCCTGGTGACGGTCGTCGAGAAAGACGGCAAGAAGTCGCTCGACCTCGCGCCCCTGAGCAAGGAACAGGTCGATGTCGAAATGGCCGCGCATGGCGGCACCATCGTCGAAATCCGCAAAGTATCCGGCAAGTGGCAAGTGGTGCGTGACGGCAAGCTGAACCGCCGCATCACCGCCAAAACCGAGATGGCGCTTTCCGGCCCGGTCGCCGGCCATGAGCGCGTCCGGACCAGCGCCGACCCCTCGGGCACCAAGGTGTTCGGCACCGTCAACAACTGCGCCGGCGGCGTCACGCCCTGGGGCACCTATGTGATGTCGGAGGAAAACATCCACGGCTATTTCTCCGGCGAATTGCCGGCAGGCCACAAGGAAGCCGCCAATTACAAGCGCCTCGGCATTCCGGAAGGCGCCTATGAATGGGCCGCGCATTATGACCGCTTCGACCTGGCCAAGGAGCCGAACGAGGCCAACCGTTTTGGCTGGATCGTCGAGGTCGACGTCAACGATCCAAACTCGACGCCAAGGAAGCGCACCGCGATGGGCCGCTTCAAGCATGAGGGCGCCGAATCGATCGTCGCCAAGGATGGCCGTGTCGTCTTCTATCTCGGCGACGACGAGCGCTTCGACTATGTCTACAAGTTCGTGACCACCGGCCGCTTCAACGCCGATGACCACGCCGCCAACAATGACCTGCTCGACGACGGCACGCTGCATGTCGCGAGGTTCGCCGAGGATGGCACGGTCGACTGGCTGCCGATCGTCTTCGGCCAGGGGCCGCTGACCGCCGAGAACGGCTTTGCCGGCCAGGCCGATGTGCTGATCGAGACGCGCCGCGCCGCCGACCTGCTCGGCGCCACCAAGATGGACCGTCCGGAAGACATCCAGCCGAACGCCGTCAACGGCAAGGTCTATGTCATGCTGACCAACAATTCGAAGCGCAAGGCCGACCAGGTCGACGCAGCCAACCCGCGCGCCGAAAACGCCTTCGGCCACATTATCGAAATCGCCGAGAATGACGGCGACTTCGCCAGCACCAAGGGCAAGTGGGAAGTGATGTTGAAATGCGGCGACCCTTCGGTGGCCGAAGTCGGCGCCACCTTCTCGACGGCCACCACTGCCAATGGCTGGTTCGGCATGCCGGACAATTGCGCGGTCGATTCGGCCGGCCGCCTGTGGGTCGCCACCGACGGCCAGGGTCCGAAGGCCACCGGCCGCACCGACGGCCTGTGGGCGGTCGACACCGAAGGCGCCGCGCGGGCCACCTCAAAGTTGTTCTTCCGGGTGCCGATCGGTGCCGAAATGTGCGGCCCGTTGTTTGCGCCAGACGATCAGACCGCCTTCGTCGCCGTCCAGCATCCGGGCGACGGCGGCGAAGACTGGAAGCCCTTTGGCCGGCCGTCCTACTATGAGGACCTATCGACCCGGTGGCCCGACTTCAGGCCCGATATGCCGGTGCGGCCGGCGGTCGTCGCCATCACCAAACAGGGCGGCGGAAAGATCGCGGTCTAA